The genomic region GCGAACAATCGTCACATGGTTGAATCGTCACTACCCGGCCTTGCAGCATCCCCAGTACGTGCGCCTGCTCTGGGCTACGGCCTGGTCGAGCCTGGGCAGTCAGTTCACGGTGCTGGCCCTCAGCGTAGCGGTCTTCTCCGCTACCGGTTCGGTGGCCTCGCTGGCTGGGGTGTGGGCGGTACGGGTGGCCTCGAGGCTCTTGCTCCAACCCTTTACCGGCGCGCTGTCCGACCGCTGGAACCGCCGCCAAACCCTGCTGGCCGGGTACCTGCTGAGCGCCCTGCTCTCGGTTAGCCTGGTCTTAGTGCTGTATGAGCCGTTGTTGGTGTATCCCCTGGTCTTCTTGATTCAAACTGTGGAGGGGCTGGTCAGCCCCACCGTGGCCGCCGTGGTGCCTTCCTTGGTTCCCAAAGAGGTGCTGGTCTCGGCCAATGCCCTGCGGGTGGTGCTGACCAAGGTCACGGCTTCACTGGGCCCGGCCCTGGCCGGTTTCCTGTACAACCTGGTGGGCCCGGCGTGGCTTTTCGTCTTCGATGCCCTGACCTTTGCCGCAGTGGCCTATGTGGTGCTCGGCTTGCCCAGGAATCTGGGAGGAGCCCCAAGCCGAAGGGGCACCTCAGTCTGGGCCGAAGCCGCCGAAGGTGTGCGCTTTGCCGTGAGCCGCAAAACGGTTGGGGTGATCCTGTTGCTTTCCATGCTCACCTCGCTGTTCTGGCGGGTGGTGGAGATCGTGATGGTGCCCATCTCGCTGGAGGTAGCCCACATCGGGCCGACGGGCCTGGGGCTTTTGTACACCAGCCTCACCCTGGGCGGCGTGGTTGGGGTAGCCGCTCTG from Meiothermus sp. harbors:
- a CDS encoding MFS transporter codes for the protein MNRHYPALQHPQYVRLLWATAWSSLGSQFTVLALSVAVFSATGSVASLAGVWAVRVASRLLLQPFTGALSDRWNRRQTLLAGYLLSALLSVSLVLVLYEPLLVYPLVFLIQTVEGLVSPTVAAVVPSLVPKEVLVSANALRVVLTKVTASLGPALAGFLYNLVGPAWLFVFDALTFAAVAYVVLGLPRNLGGAPSRRGTSVWAEAAEGVRFAVSRKTVGVILLLSMLTSLFWRVVEIVMVPISLEVAHIGPTGLGLLYTSLTLGGVVGVAALGALKRGIPGLAGVVLLNTLLAVPMLLGATFPTWAVLLAVFFLSGILLDISGVATQSLLQAEVPKAFLGRVFSLVNVSLALGVLPVLALIDPLVRGLGLAGALQAVSLAVCGVGAGLYVVAVMGGGRGAEKEEPTR